In the genome of Pan troglodytes isolate AG18354 chromosome 15, NHGRI_mPanTro3-v2.0_pri, whole genome shotgun sequence, one region contains:
- the SOCS4 gene encoding suppressor of cytokine signaling 4, with protein sequence MAENNENISKNVDVRPKTSRSRSADRKDGYVWSGKKLSWSKKSESYSDAETVNGIEKTEVSLRNQERKHSCSSIELDLDHSCGHRFLGRSLKQKLQDAVGQCFPIKNCSSRHSSGLPSKRKIHISELMLDKCPFPPRSDLAFRWHFIKRHTAPINSKSDEWVSTDLSQTELRDGQLKRRNMEENINCFSHTNVQPCVITTDNALCREGPMTGSVMNLVSNNSIEDSDMDSDDEILTLCTSSRKRNKPKWELDDEILQLETPPKYHTQIDYVHCLVPDLLQINNNPCYWGVMDKYAAEALLEGKPEGTFLLRDSAQEDYLFSVSFRRYSRSLHARIEQWNHNFSFDAHDPCVFHSPDITGLLEHYKDPSACMFFEPLLSTPLIRTFPFSLQHICRTVICNCTTYDGIDALPIPSSMKLYLKEYHYKSKVRVLRIDAPEQQC encoded by the coding sequence ATggcagaaaataatgaaaatattagtaaaaatgtAGATGTAAGGCCCAAAACTAGTCGGAGCAGAAGTGCCGACAGAAAAGACGGTTATGTGTGGAGTGGAAAGAAGTTATCTTGGTCAAAAAAGAGTGAGAGTTATTCAGATGCTGAGACAGTGAATGGTATAGAGAAAACCGAAGTGTCTTTAAGGAACCAAGAAAGGAAGCACAGCTGTTCATCCATTGAGTTGGACTTAGATCATTCCTGTGGGCATCGATTTTTAGGCCGATCTCTTAAACAGAAACTGCAAGATGCCGTGGGGCAGTGTTTTCCAATAAAGAATTGTAGTAGTCGGCACTCTTCAGGGCTTCCATCTAAAAGGAAAATTCATATCAGTGAACTCATGTTAGATAAGTGTCCTTTCCCACCTCGATCAGATTTAGCCTTTAGGTGGCATTTTATTAAACGACACACTGCTCCTATAAATTCCAAATCAGATGAATGGGTAAGCACAGACTTGTCTCAGACTGAATTGAGGGATGGTCAGCTAAAACGAagaaatatggaagaaaatataaactgtTTCTCACATACCAATGTTCAGCCCTGTGTCATAACCACCGACAATGCTTTGTGTAGAGAAGGTCCTATGACTGGCTCTGTGATGAACCTGGTTTCAAATAACAGTATAGAAGATAGTGATATGGATTCCGATGATGAAATTCTAACACTTTGCAcaagttccagaaaaagaaacaaacccaaATGGGAATTGGATGATGAAATCCTGCAGTTGGAAACACCTCCTAAATACCACACGCAGATTGATTATGTCCACTGTCTTGTACCAGACCTCCTTCAGATCAATAACAACCCATGTTACTGGGGAGTGATGGATAAATACGCAGCCGAAGCACTACTGGAAGGAAAACCAGAGGGTACCTTTTTACTTCGAGACTCAGCACAGGAAGACTATTTATTCTCTGTTAGTTTTAGACGCTATAGTCGTTCTCTTCATGCTAGAATTGAACAGTGGAATCACAACTTTAGCTTTGATGCACATGACCCCTGTGTCTTCCATTCTCCTGACATTACTGGGCTCCTAGAACATTATAAGGACCCAAGCGCCTGTATGTTCTTTGAACCACTTCTATCCACTCCCTTAATTCGGACTTTCCCTTTTTCCCTGCAGCATATATGCAGAACAGTTATTTGTAACTGTACAACTTACGATGGCATCGATGCCCTTCCAATTCCTTCTTCTATGAAATTATATCTGAAGGAATATCATTATAAATCAAAAGTTAGAGTACTCAGGATTGATGCACCAGAACAGCAATGCTAG